The genomic interval ACCTGGGCTCGGGCGCGCTGTTCGACCTCGCGTCGGTCGGGATCGCGGAGGAGCCCGGCGTGATGGATTCGCTGCGCGCCGGGGTGGACGTGGTGACGTACTCCGGCGACAAGCTGCTAGGCGGACCGCAAGCAGGATTGCTGAGTGGCAAGCCGGAGTCGATCGCGCGCTGCCGGGCAAATCCGATGTTCCGCGCGCTGCGCGTGGACAAGCTGGCCTACGCCGCGCTCGAAGCCACGCTGCTGGATCACATCCGCCAGAACCACGATGCCATCCCTGCGTGGCGCATGATGCGTATGCCGGCCGATGAGGTGCGGAAACGCGCGGAAGGATTGCAGAGCAGATTGGAGCGGCTGGCCCGATTGAAGACGGAGATCGTTGCCGGCGAGTCGGTGATCGGCGGGGGTGCCGCGCCGGGGTCGACTCTCAAGACCTTCGTGCTGGCGGTGACGTGCGCGGGCCTTTCGGCGGACGAGCTGGCGGCGAAGCTGCGCGCGAACGAACCGCCGATGGTCGTTCGCGTGGACGAGGGCCGCGTGCTGTTCGATCTGCGAACGGTTTTCCCGGAGCAGGAGCCGGCCATCGCGGCGGCGATGGCGAGCCTGTGCGGATGAAGGCGTTCCTCGCAGTCCTCTTCATCGCCGTCGCCTTGCTCACCACGCTCGCCGCGGCGCAGTGCGCCAAAGACAACAAGAAGTGCGCGCTCGACGAGGGCGGCATTCAGGACAACAGCTTCCTGATCGAAGAGGCCTACAACCAGGAGTTCGGCGTGGTGCAGCACATCCAGAGCTGGCAGCGGAACTGGCCGGACGGCGACTGGGTCTACACCTTCACGCAGGAATGGCCGTTCGATCCGGCGCCGAAGAGCCAGCTCAGCTACACCATCCCCATCGTCCACGATGACGATGTTTCCGGGACGGCCGTGGGCGACGTGCTGCTGAATTATCGCTACCAGTTGGTGGGCAGCGGAGAGACGAAGGTGGCGTTCTCGCCGCGCGTCTCGCTGGTGCTGCCGACGGGAGACTGGCGGCGCGGGCACGGCATGGGCGCGACCGGCGTGCAGTTCATGCTGCCGCTCAGCGTGGTGGTGAGCCGGCGTTTTGTCACGCACTGGAACGCCGGGGCAACCATCCTGCCAAACGCGAAGAACACGCTGGGCCACGAGGCGCACAGCTACGGATACACGCTGGCAAACAGCGTGATCTTCCTGGCGCGTCCGCGCTTCAACCTGATGCTTGAGCACGTCTACCAAAGCACCGGGCAGGTGGTAGGACCGGGCAAGACGGACTGGCGGAAGGCGTGGCTCATCAGCCCGGGCGTGCGCTGGGCGTGGAATTTTTCGAGCGGGCTGCAGATCGTCCCCGGCGTGGCCGTGCCGGTGGGCGTGGGACCGAGCTCGGGCGAGCGTGGCGTGCTGCTCTACTTGAGCTTCGAGCATCCCTACCGGAAGCCGAAGGGCTGAACGCAGTCGGCTATGTCGGCTATACTCGGCCGACTTCGGCCGTCTTAACTTCGGCCCATGACTGTTGCCCCCATGGACTACACGCGTTTCCGCATCCCGAGCGACAAGCAGGTCCGCATCGAAGACTACGACCCCGGTGCGACTTGGGGCTACAAGGGGAAGGAAGAGGCGCAGGCCAAGCTGGCCAAAGACATCGGCGAGATGGCCGAGCTGCAGAACGTGCTGTACGCGAGCCGGGCCCACGCGGTGCTCATCCTGCTACAAGCGATGGACACTGCCGGCAAGGATGGCGTGATCAAGCACGTGATGTCGGGAGTGAATCCGCAGGGCGTGCGAGTGACCAGCTTCAAGGCGCCGAGCGAGGAAGAATTGCTGCACGACTACCTGTGGCGCTGCACGAAAGCGCTGCCGGAGCGCGGGATGATCGGCATCTTCAACCGCTCGCACTATGAAGAGGTGTTGATCGCGCGAGTGCATCCCGAGGTGCTGGCGCGCGAAGGCATAAGCCAGGCGCGGAAGCGCGAGTGGAAGCTGCGCTACCAGGAGATCAACGAGTTCGAACGGCGGCTCGCGCGCAACGGCACGGTGATACTGAAGTTCGCGCTCAATCTCTCGAAGGCAGAACAGCGCCGGCGGCTACTCGAGCGCATCGAGCGGAAAGAGAAGAACTGGAAGTTCTCTTTTGGCGACATCAAGGAGCGCAGGCACTGGAACAAGTACCGCCAGGCGTACGAAGCGATGTTCAACCACACCAGCACGGAGTGGGCGCCGTGGTACTTCGTGCCCGCCGATCACAAGTGGTACACGCGCATGGTCATCGCGGGCGTGGTGGTTGCGACGCTGAAGGGGCTGCGGCTGCGCTATCCCGAGCTGAGCGACGAGCAGAAGGAGCTGCTGGCCGAGGGCAAGAAGATGCTGCGTGGTTCTTGATTGCAGATTTCAGATTTCAGAATAGGCCGAGTCTGAGAGTGACTTCGACCGGACTCTGTTCGCTAATGGCCAAGGGCCAATAGCCAAAAGCGTTTCTCCAATGATCGTCGGCACCGGCATAGACATCACCGAAGTCCCACGCATCGCGGCCGCCATCGAGCGGCACGGCGAGCGCTTCTTGCATCGCATCTTCACCGCCGCCGAGATCCGTTACTGCGAGTCGAAGAAGAACAGGGTGGAGCGCTACGCGGCGCGCTTTGCGGCGAAAGAGGCGGCGATGAAGGCCATTGGCACGGGATGGCGGCAGGGCGTGGCGTGGAAAGAGATCGAGGTCGGGCGCGAGCCGGGCGGAAGGCCGACGGTCCACTTCTCCGGCAAGGTGAAGCAGCACGCCGAACGCCTGGGAGCGAAGCGCGCGTCGCTTTCGCTCACCCACACCGAGCAGACGGCGATGGCGCAAGTGATACTCGAAGATTGATTCATTCGTTCATTGATTCATTTGTTCATTTGACAGCAGGACAAGGGAACTGAGGCAATGAACCAATGAACCAATCCACCAATGAAGCAATCCTCTCGGACGCGGAGCTGCTGACGCCGAAGCGACCGACGCGCAAGCAGCTGATCTGGGGATTGTTCGTCGTGTCGCTGGCGAGCCTGCTGCTGGAACTGGCGCTGACGCGGCTGTTCTCCGTCGTGCTGTTCTACCACTTCGCTTTTCTAGCCATCTCGATCGCGCTGCTCGGGCTGGGTGCCGGCGGCGTGTTTGCCTATGTGCAGCGAGAGCGATTAGGCCGCTGGCGCACCGGTCCGCTGGCCGCGGGTCTGTGTCTCATGAACGCGGTGGCGGTGCTGGTGGTGCTCGAGATCGTGCTGCGCCTTCCCGTCTCGCTCGAGCTGAGCAAGGGGAACTTCCTCAAGCTGACGGTGATCTACCTGGTGGCGGCGATCCCATTCTTCTTCACCGGACTGCTGTTCTCGGTGGTGTTCGCGCGCGAGGCGCGGACGATCGGGTTGCTCTACGGCGCCGATCTTATTGGTGGCGCAGCGGCGTGCGTGGCAGTCGTCCCATTGCTGAACTGGGTGGGCGGACCGAACACCATCGTGGTGGCGGCGGCGGCGATGGCCGCGGCGGCGCTGATCTGGGCAGACAGAAAAGGCCGGCTGAAGCGCGCAGCGCAGGTTGCGGTGGTGGCGCTGCTGATCCTTCTGGGCGTGAACAGCGTGGGAACGAACGGCGGCGGAAAACTCATCGATATTGTCTACGCGAAGGGGATACGGCGCGACCGGCCGTGGGTGCTGTGGGCGAAATGGAATGCGATCTCGCGCGTGGAGGTCGACCAGCAAGGTGATGGCAAGACCATCGTGATCGACGCGGACGCGCAGTCGGCCATCATGAACACCGATGCGCACGATTGGGACCCGGTCTACCGGCAGAACCTGATGGCGAGTGCGCCGGCGGTGGCGAACGTGCTTCGTCCGCAGGGCGACTACGCCATCATCGGGCCGGGCGGCGGCGTGGATGTACTGCGCGCGGTCGCGAATGGCAGCCCGAACGTGACCGCCATCGAGATCAATCCGCTGATCGCCAACGACATCATGCGCGGGAAGTATGCGGAATATTCGCACCATCTTTACGAACTGCGCGAAGTGCATCTGCACGTGGCCGATGGACGCTCGTGGATACGGCACTCGACCGCGCGCTACGACGTGATCCAGATGACGCTGGTGGATACGTGGGCGTCCACGGCCGCGGGGGCGTATTCGCTGAGCGAGAACAACCTCTACACCGTCGAGGCGTTCAAGGAATATTTCCAGCATTTGAAGGGCGATGGGTTCATCGCCATCACGCGCTGGGAGTTCAAGCAGCCGCGAGAAGCGCTGCGAGTGGTAAGCCAGGCGATCGAGGCGCTGCGGCAGCTGGGGGTGAGCTCGCCCGCGGGACACTTCATCGTGATCTCGGACGGCGCGCTGAATGAGGACGGGCGGCCGGTGCTGGTGCTGGCCAACCGCAGTCCGTTCACTGACGCGGAGGTAGCGGCGCTGCGGGCGTTTCTCGAATCCACTCCGAAGCTGAAGGCGCTGTATCTGCCGGGGGACCGG from Acidobacteriota bacterium carries:
- a CDS encoding transporter, which gives rise to MKAFLAVLFIAVALLTTLAAAQCAKDNKKCALDEGGIQDNSFLIEEAYNQEFGVVQHIQSWQRNWPDGDWVYTFTQEWPFDPAPKSQLSYTIPIVHDDDVSGTAVGDVLLNYRYQLVGSGETKVAFSPRVSLVLPTGDWRRGHGMGATGVQFMLPLSVVVSRRFVTHWNAGATILPNAKNTLGHEAHSYGYTLANSVIFLARPRFNLMLEHVYQSTGQVVGPGKTDWRKAWLISPGVRWAWNFSSGLQIVPGVAVPVGVGPSSGERGVLLYLSFEHPYRKPKG
- a CDS encoding polyphosphate kinase 2 family protein produces the protein MTVAPMDYTRFRIPSDKQVRIEDYDPGATWGYKGKEEAQAKLAKDIGEMAELQNVLYASRAHAVLILLQAMDTAGKDGVIKHVMSGVNPQGVRVTSFKAPSEEELLHDYLWRCTKALPERGMIGIFNRSHYEEVLIARVHPEVLAREGISQARKREWKLRYQEINEFERRLARNGTVILKFALNLSKAEQRRRLLERIERKEKNWKFSFGDIKERRHWNKYRQAYEAMFNHTSTEWAPWYFVPADHKWYTRMVIAGVVVATLKGLRLRYPELSDEQKELLAEGKKMLRGS
- a CDS encoding holo-[acyl-carrier-protein] synthase, with protein sequence MIVGTGIDITEVPRIAAAIERHGERFLHRIFTAAEIRYCESKKNRVERYAARFAAKEAAMKAIGTGWRQGVAWKEIEVGREPGGRPTVHFSGKVKQHAERLGAKRASLSLTHTEQTAMAQVILED